A genome region from Anastrepha obliqua isolate idAnaObli1 chromosome 4, idAnaObli1_1.0, whole genome shotgun sequence includes the following:
- the LOC129243923 gene encoding netrin receptor unc-5, translating to MIKLRKCDILIAFLLGFKIVVVANLQHATDLIPEQRNHNLPLTEKFNKYLRNQENGSLNNSEVVLPKSSRVFDSGFDRENVEFSIESDITFHGNERPTHVTEPIHRKEKVIVESTSQAQSEIRAYEDINTTNNNDELPKYENVEYEERSSGTILSKLNTAESGNALPIFLTEPENVYVIKNRPAVLKCKAAHALQLLFKCSGSSQPPPSTHDKHVDPHTGVHVEEVTATIHRDLVDEYFGKGPFKCECQAWSSRGVAKSQAATISIAYIRKHFTTSPTSLKVELGSKAELHCDPPGAFPEPKITWFKNNNPLTVSNDHGIAISIDGTTITFDIVSLQDMANYTCSAENVAGKRISDSAVLIVYVNGGWSSWSPWRECKCSGKLSQGRKRVRFCNNPIPLNGGSLCSGAQVQKSADCISCPEETQIVTADGYDPLSSKKLGRWTPWSEWSSCSSDCIQLRRRRCVFPASDDLSVESIEDSVLSVNIANANNNGVGGLGFGKIQCSGKDIQTAECRGEHCLIGKDGFDWTLYLGLAFVITVCIAFGAALIYYARRNLSINSHYNMTRTNMNSDYVQGINKKGINVETTNANYDYPSSDHRFMSNDHIISCGVSEHHYDVPNLSANYTNPIDEISAEYVTDTPDTSTADTSNSTYDITGKISIPSVSKNVATEIFNNCGGSLSLYKGEIMLHVPEFAIGKNQKKHMSLILLSDESARISIPCAEPLFVCSTIIYCSPRNYSFQKPVIVKLPHCLVDPRQWNVNIYHADNDHYDINSNWRKIIAVGEETINTPVFVHLEDSHLFIMTEQLGRFAVVAEPKVHNNPQASIKMRLIAFSQLTPSNSNCSLRIYVVKDFPNSKDICTNIETKLGGTIMGESESFDFHLNTCDLVIRVRNTGSSSWDIKEHNDYEQMIPYNHILNNNSILHCEFSIKRSLNSPLIFEVDFEQCGLETSERQVHAFVISNERFPQTDVTTHTFDHQQAIVSIDRDSSYVNETNSLSSVYLPRTCKRLICAALDPPRQDEKDWRLLAKKLGTDHYIAYFATKPSPTEQILNLWECRASNSSRTIVELLIVFSDMDREDIKQIITDTIGPLWV from the exons ATGATAAAACTCAGAAAGTGTGATATTCTTATCGCTTTCTTATTGGGTTTTAAGATTGTGGTAGTGGCAAATCTACAACACGCCACTGACTTAATCCCCGAGCAGCGCAATCACAACTTGCCTCTAacagaaaagtttaataaatatttaagaaaccaGGAAAATGGCTCTTTAAATAATTCAGAGGTAGTGCTGCCCAAATCATCACGCGTTTTCGACAGTGGTTTCGATCGGGAAAATGTAGAGTTTTCAATAGAATCTGATATAACATTCCACGGCAACGAGAGGCCAACACATGTTACGGAGCCTATACATCGAAAAGAAAAAGTAATTGTAGAGTCTACTAGCCAAGCACAGAGTGAGATACGCGCTTATGAAGATATTAATACGACCAATAACAACGATGAATTACCCAAATACGAAAATGTGGAATATGAAGAGCGGTCATCTGGTACCATATTGTCGAAACTTAATACAGCTGAATCTGGCAACGCTTTGCCAATATTTTTAACCGAACCAGAAAATGTTTATGTCATAAAGAATCGACCGGCTGTTCTCAAGTGCAAAGCTGCGCATGCACTCCAG ttactCTTCAAATGCAGTGGTAGTTCTCAGCCTCCGCCGTCAACGCATGACAAGCATGTCGACCCTCATACTGGTGTTCACGTGGAAGAAGTAACTGCTACCATACACCGCGATTTGGTAGATGAATATTTTGGCAAGGGTCCTTTCAAGTGTGAATGTCAAGCTTGGTCGTCACGTGGTGTTGCTAAAAGTCAAGCAGCTACTATAAGTATTGCAT ATATTAGGAAGCATTTTACTACGTCACCCACCTCCCTAAAGGTTGAACTTGGTTCCAAAGCTGAATTACATTGTGATCCTCCTGGTGCATTTCCCGAACCGAAAATAACATGGTTCAAAAACAATAATCCGTTGACAGTTTCTAATGATCACGGAATTGCTATATCTATCGATGGCACTACCATCACTTTCGATATTGTATCTTTACAG GATATGGCAAACTACACATGCAGTGCCGAGAATGTTGCTGGTAAACGGATATCAGACTCAGCAGTTCTAATCGTCTACG taAATGGAGGATGGAGCTCCTGGAGTCCTTGGAGGGAATGCAAATGCTCCGGGAAACTAAGTCAGGGTCGAAAAagagttcgtttttgtaataaCCCGATTCCCTTGAACGGCGGCTCGCTTTGCTCTGGTGCACAAGTCCAAAAATCTGCTGATTGCATATCATGTCCAG AGGAGACACAAATTGTAACAGCAGACGGATATGATCCATTATCAAGTAAGAAAC taGGCAGATGGACGCCGTGGAGTGAGTGGAGTTCGTGTTCTTCCGACTGCATCCAACTTCGCCGACGAAGATGCGTTTTTCCTGCTTCGGACGATTTGAGTGTTGAAAGCATTGAAGATTCAGTGCTATCAGTAAACATAGCGAATGCTAACAATAACGGCGTTGGTGGACTGGGGTTCGGAAAGATTCAATGTTCTGGCAAAGATATTCAAACAGCTGAATGTCGTGGAGAGCATTGCCTAATTGGCAAGGATG GCTTCGATTGGACTCTTTATCTTGGCTTAGCGTTCGTTATTACTGTCTGTATTGCATTTGGAGCCGCTCTGATTTACTATGCACGGCGAAATTTATCTATTAATTCCCATTATAATATGACCAGAACCA ATATGAACTCTGATTATGTCCAAGGAATAAATAAGAAGGGAATCaatgttgaaaccacaaatgcCAATTACGATTACCCCAGTTCGGATCACAGATTTATGTCCAATGATCACATCATAAGTTGTGGAGTTTCTGAACATCACTATGACGTACCGAATTTATCTGCTAA TTATACCAACCCCATAGACGAAATAAGTGCGGAGTATGTCACTGATACACCAGATACCTCCACAGCGGATACTT CAAATTCTACTTACGATATAACCGGCAAAATTTCAATACCTTCCGTCTCCAAAAATGTTgcaactgaaatttttaataattgtggAGGTAGTTTGAGCCTTTATAAAGGAGAAATAATGCTGCATGTTCCAGAGTTTGCCATCGGCAAAAATCAAAAGAAGCATATGTCCTTGATTCTACTGAGCGACGAAAGCGCTCGAATATCCATACCCTGCGCTGAGCCTTTGTTTGTATGCAGCACAATCATCTACTGCTCACCGCGAAACTATAGCTTCCAGAAACCAGTTATAGTAAAACTGCCGCACTGTCTGGTGGATCCCCGGCAATGGAATGTGAACATATACCACGCCGATAACGATCATTATGACATCAATTCAAATTGGCGGAAAATAATCGCGGTTGGAGAAGAAACTATAAATACCCCAGTTTTCGTACACTTGGAAGATAGCCATTTGTTCATCATGACCGAGCAATTGGGACGTTTCGCAGTCGTCGCTGAGCCGAAAGTGCACAACAATCCCCAAGCTTCTATTAAAATGCGGCTTATTGCTTTTAGTCAGCTAACGCCGAGCAACTCAAACTGTAGCCTTCGAATATATGTCGTAAAGGACTTTCCTAATAGTAAAGATATTTGCACGAATATTGAAACTAAACTTGGCGGTACAATTATGGGTGAAAGTGAATCTTTTGATTTTCACCTCAATACTTGCGACTTAGTTATTCGTGTTCGTAATACAGGGTCCAGTTCGTGGGACATCAAAGAGCACAACGACTATGAACAGATGATACCCTACAATCACATACttaataataattcaattttgcaCTGCGAGTTTAGTATAAAACGATCGCTAAACTCTCCGTTGATATTCGAAGTGGATTTCGAGCAGTGTGGTTTGGAGACCAGCGAAAGGCAAGTGCATGCGTTCGTTATTTCAAATGAACGTTTTCCGCAAACCGATGTAACAACGCACACATTCGACCATCAGCAAGCAATTGTCTCGATTGATCGTGATAGCAGTTATGTGAATGAGACGAATAGCTTGAGTAGTGTCTATCTGCCACGAACGTGCAAGCGACTTATTTGCGCTGCTCTGGACCCACCGCGTCAAGATGAAAAAGATTGGCGTTTGTTGGCGAAAAAGCTCGGCACTGATCATTACATAGCATATTTTGCTACAAAGCCTTCGCCGACCGAGCAGATTCTCAATTTGTGGGAATGTCGTGCAAGTAACTCCTCGCGTACAATTGTTGAATTATTAATAGTGTTCAGTGACATGGACAGAGAAGATATAAAGCAAATTATAACAGATACTATAGGCCCACTTTGGGTGTGA